One stretch of Arthrobacter polaris DNA includes these proteins:
- a CDS encoding FadR/GntR family transcriptional regulator has protein sequence MVTPKARFSAQARLRALQADIMELILDRDLDAGDPMPTESELCEVLGVGRNTLRESLKVLQALGVIEIRHGFGMFVAPSNFDALADGLTFRGRLSLRHEGLEALQLIDIRQALEAGLISACIAVVTDEHLVRIEAAVVKMEELAQRGEPFAEADAEFHRLLFEPLGNDLLMSLMSVFWKVYRKIHVEIGTGGSDLVDTAAEHRRIYNAVAARDATTATKILSCHFDGIRAKIRLLLRSTKVPRTNSGGRTERGFRASSF, from the coding sequence ATGGTAACGCCGAAGGCAAGGTTCAGTGCCCAAGCGCGGCTTCGCGCACTGCAGGCAGATATTATGGAACTCATTTTGGATCGAGATCTTGATGCTGGTGACCCCATGCCGACGGAGAGCGAACTCTGTGAAGTTCTTGGTGTTGGCCGCAATACCTTGCGCGAATCGCTAAAAGTACTGCAGGCTTTGGGTGTCATTGAAATTCGCCATGGCTTTGGCATGTTTGTGGCNCCCAGCAACTTCGACGCGCTAGCTGACGGGTTGACGTTCCGCGGCCGCCTTTCGCTTCGCCACGAAGGGCTTGAAGCGTTGCAGTTGATTGATATCCGGCAAGCTCTTGAGGCGGGCCTGATCAGTGCCTGCATCGCAGTAGTTACCGATGAGCACCTAGTGCGTATTGAGGCCGCCGTGGTCAAAATGGAGGAACTGGCACAGCGCGGGGAACCGTTTGCCGAAGCGGATGCCGAATTCCACAGGTTGCTCTTTGAGCCCTTGGGCAATGATCTCTTGATGAGCCTCATGAGTGTGTTTTGGAAGGTTTACCGCAAGATCCATGTGGAGATTGGTACCGGCGGCTCAGACCTCGTTGACACGGCAGCGGAACACCGCAGAATCTACAACGCTGTTGCCGCCCGGGATGCAACAACGGCCACCAAGATACTCAGCTGCCACTTTGACGGGATTAGGGCGAAGATCCGGCTTTTGTTGAGGTCGACTAAAGTACCCCGGACCAACTCTGGAGGACGTACGGAACGTGGATTCCGTGCGTCGTCCTTTTGA
- a CDS encoding GNAT family N-acetyltransferase yields the protein MSLSKSYPAGPRLSLRDFTAEDIPAVHEYSSDPQVTHWSTWGPNTLEQTAPFVEDAAQEHLKEGRSAFSLAAVLEGKAIGSVAIWTTDPHDRNGELGYTFHRSYWGNGYATEATSQLLAYGFHTLKLERISATCHPGNLGSIRVLEXNGFTLEGRLRSHRLVRGSRRDSXLYSILRLEYAAPSTAAIACQADEESP from the coding sequence ATGAGTCTTTCAAAGTCCTACCCAGCGGGTCCTAGGCTGAGTTTGCGCGACTTCACGGCGGAGGACATCCCAGCTGTTCACGAGTACAGCTCAGATCCGCAGGTGACGCATTGGTCAACCTGGGGACCGAATACTTTAGAGCAAACGGCGCCCTTCGTTGAAGATGCAGCCCAAGAGCACCTGAAAGAGGGCCGATCAGCGTTTTCACTTGCCGCCGTTTTGGAGGGTAAGGCCATTGGCTCTGTGGCCATTTGGACCACTGATCCCCATGACCGCAACGGAGAGCTTGGATACACGTTCCACCGCTCCTACTGGGGAAACGGCTACGCCACTGAAGCTACGAGTCAGCTACTGGCATATGGGTTCCATACGCTGAAGCTGGAGCGAATCAGCGCCACCTGCCACCCTGGCAATCTCGGTTCAATTCGAGTCTTAGAANAAAATGGGTTCACCTTAGAGGGGCGGCTGCGTTCCCATCGATTAGTGCGAGGATCCCGTAGGGACTCCNTGCTCTATTCAATTTTGCGCCTAGAGTACGCCGCCCCAAGCACCGCTGCAATCGCTTGCCAGGCAGACGAAGAATCACCCTAG
- a CDS encoding phosphoenolpyruvate carboxykinase (GTP) produces MVHAPVQESVEQAMTTHKALAAWVSEVAALTLPENIRWVDGSAQEYAVLTDQLVEEGTLTRLNPELFPNSFAAFSDPKDVARVEGRTFICSEDKRDAGFTNNWMAPDAMKEILDQKFAGSMRGRTMYVIPFVMGPLDAEDPKFGVEISDSAYVVASMRIMANIGSDVLRAMEASNAFFVPALHSVGAPLAPGXKDVAWPCNEEKWIVHFPKERSIFSYGSGYGGNALLGKKCFALRIASVMARDEGWLAEHMLILKLTSPENKTYNIAAAFPSACGKTNLALLEPTIPGWSAKTLGDDINWMRFGKDGELRAVNPEAGLFGVAPGTGWHTNPNAMAAISKGNSIFTNVALTDDGGVWWEGMTTDVPAHLIDWQGNEWTPDSGRTAAHPNSRFCTPIDQVDMLSDDYYSPDGVEIHAIFFGGRRKTTXPLVTQSRDWTHGIFLGSTLSSETTAAATGAVGVVRRDPMAMLPFIGYDAGDYLKHWIELSANANQDRLPKIFLVNWFRRTATGGFAWPGFGENTRVLKWAIERIEGSADAVETPIGFVPTPSSLDLDGLEVPPSDLVDALKVDATEWDTEIKDIQEWYSRFGDSLPSELAAELEGLKQRFAA; encoded by the coding sequence ATGGTCCACGCGCCAGTGCAGGAATCCGTTGAGCAGGCAATGACAACCCACAAGGCCCTAGCGGCTTGGGTATCAGAGGTTGCCGCTCTGACCTTGCCGGAGAATATCCGCTGGGTGGACGGGTCTGCACAAGAGTATGCGGTGCTGACGGACCAGTTGGTTGAGGAGGGAACGCTCACCCGCCTGAACCCGGAGCTGTTCCCCAACTCCTTCGCAGCTTTCTCGGACCCGAAAGACGTGGCCCGCGTTGAAGGCAGGACCTTCATCTGCTCTGAGGATAAGCGTGACGCGGGATTTACCAACAACTGGATGGCCCCGGATGCCATGAAGGAAATACTGGATCAGAAGTTCGCTGGCAGCATGCGTGGGCGCACCATGTATGTCATTCCCTTCGTGATGGGTCCCCTTGACGCCGAGGATCCCAAATTTGGTGTGGAGATCTCCGATTCTGCCTACGTGGTGGCATCCATGCGCATCATGGCCAACATTGGCAGTGACGTCCTGCGGGCCATGGAAGCGAGCAACGCTTTCTTTGTGCCGGCGTTGCACTCCGTAGGAGCCCCGTTGGCACCCGGAGANAAAGACGTTGCATGGCCGTGCAACGAAGAAAAGTGGATTGTGCATTTCCCGAAGGAGCGCTCCATCTTCTCCTACGGTTCCGGTTACGGAGGCAACGCCTTGCTGGGCAAGAAGTGCTTTGCCCTGCGCATAGCCTCCGTCATGGCCCGGGATGAAGGCTGGCTGGCTGAACACATGCTGATCCTGAAGCTCACCAGTCCGGAGAATAAGACCTACAACATTGCCGCGGCATTTCCCTCGGCCTGCGGTAAGACGAACCTGGCGCTGTTGGAGCCCACCATTCCGGGCTGGAGCGCCAAAACCCTNGGGGATGACATCAACTGGATGCGTTTCGGCAAGGACGGCGAGCTGCGTGCCGTGAATCCGGAAGCCGGACTCTTCGGCGTTGCACCCGGAACAGGCTGGCACACCAACCCCAACGCGATGGCTGCGATTTCCAAGGGCAACTCCATCTTTACCAACGTTGCCCTGACGGACGACGGCGGTGTTTGGTGGGAGGGCATGACCACTGACGTGCCTGCTCACTTGATCGATTGGCAGGGCAATGAGTGGACGCCGGATTCGGGCCGCACCGCCGCTCACCCGAACTCGCGGTTCTGCACACCCATCGACCAAGTGGATATGCTCTCTGACGACTACTACTCCCCTGATGGCGTGGAGATTCACGCCATTTTCTTTGGTGGCCGCCGTAAGACAACCATNCCCCTAGTCACCCAATCACGCGATTGGACCCATGGGATCTTCCTGGGCTCAACGCTCTCCTCGGAAACCACAGCCGCTGCCACCGGGGCCGTAGGCGTTGTGCGCCGGGACCCCATGGCTATGTTGCCGTTTATCGGCTACGACGCAGGCGACTACCTCAAACACTGGATTGAACTCTCGGCCAACGCTAATCAGGACCGGCTGCCCAAGATTTTCTTGGTGAACTGGTTCCGCCGCACAGCAACAGGCGGTTTTGCCTGGCCAGGTTTTGGTGAGAACACTCGCGTGCTCAAGTGGGCCATTGAGCGCATAGAAGGCAGCGCAGATGCGGTAGAGACACCCATCGGCTTCGTCCCGACCCCAAGCTCACTGGACTTGGACGGCTTGGAGGTGCCGCCGTCGGACTTGGTAGACGCACTTAAGGTAGATGCCACCGAATGGGACACCGAGATCAAGGACATCCAAGAGTGGTACTCCCGTTTCGGAGACTCCCTACCTTCCGAGCTCGCCGCCGAGCTAGAGGGCCTGAAGCAGCGCTTCGCCGCGTAA